Genomic DNA from Pelosinus sp. IPA-1:
GATGGGACACTCGATGTAGGTATAATATGTATTCCCCCTAGAGAGAAAGAACTTTATGAAATGATTTGCAGTATCCAAGATCCACTACGACTTGTAGTGTATCCTGGACACCCTTTCGCTAAATGCGAAGTTATTGATTATGCTAGCCTTATTAATGAATCCTTTGTGCTTTATAGCAGTGATTTTAGTCTAAATGATGTAATTATTGAGCGGTGCATGCAGGCAGGGTTTCGTCCTAAAGTTATTTTCGAAACGTTGCAGCTTGAACTTATGACACAACTTGTAGCTGATCATTTTGGCATAGCTCTTTTGCCAAGTACGGTTTGTCAGCACCTAGATTGTAAGGCGTTAATTTCTATCCCTATGGGCAACCCTCAAGTATATTTGCAGTTAGCCATGGCATGGAAAAAAGAGAGGTATATTTCTCATGCGACTGAAGAATGGCTGCAATTTGTAAAAACTAGGATGGATTTCAATAATAAAGAGTTTGATATTACACAGAACCAATGGTTTTGGGATAATGCTACGCCTTCATAAAAAAAGTATTATTTATGTTTTAGCAATAAATATATTTTAAAAGCGTATACATATAGATTAGCACAAATCCTATGCCCTTTTGGCTATTTTTAATCTACTTATTCATAATCTAAATGCGATATATACTGAATTGATATTTCACTTAAATTTATAAGAGATATACAATTAAGGCAATAGTAAAGGTTATAAGTAGATTAAAGTAGACAAAGAAAGATTAGGAGGAGTCATTCATGAGCGGGTATACTAACGTTCTAGATCAGGGAGTAGCTGATAAGAATGAAGGGGAAATTTCGGAAGAAAAGACTTTAAATAATGAAAAGAATGAAACAAAATTAGTGGATATTACACAGCAACAATGGTTTTGGGATCAGGGAGTGATGTCATAATATATGTGACAAAACAATCCTAATTGATATAGTACAAATAAGTATTTAAAGCAATGGAGCCTAAGGACTAACCAGCGTATTACCAAGAAAAATAACTAATTTTATAAAGTTACATGATGAAACCGCTCTAAGGGCTCTCTTTTTAAAAGAGAAGTCTTAGAGCGGCTTTGTTTTTCTTATTGAACAGTGACCCAAAGGTCGGTGGCCCTAGCGGTATCATTAGTATTTGGAATGATGGTAAGTTTACCTTTCCCTGGAGCAATTGCGGTAAAGCTTGCTTTGGTGTTATCTTGTCCAGTTGTATCTTGTTTCATAACATTACCAAAGAAGTTTTCCCCTGAAGAGGTGAAACGTGTATTTGTAGTAAGGCCTGGTGCAGGCTCTAAAATTAATGTTTGTCCAACTTTTAAGACAAGATTATTGTTAGAGAGCTGGACTTTGTCTGTAGCACCATAACTATAGGTAACTCGAACATCTGTTACATCCGTTACTGGTTTAGCTGGAGAAGTGGGAGAAGGGGAAGTAGGAGATGAAGGGGAAGTTGGACTGGGGGTGGGAGTAGGATCCGTAGGGGTAATATTTGTACATCCACCTAGTAGTAACATTGCTGTCAATGCTAATCCGAGGAAAATACTGAGCCATTTTTGGTTATGTGTGGTCTTCATAAGAGCCTCCTTTTGTCGTAGCAAAACTTTTTTACGTATTTATGCACAGTTTTATATTCCTTAAGATATAGATTGACCTTTTACTAGTAATTTATGCATTACTAATTTTGGACAATTATTTATAGTGGCAAATAAAGATGCAATTCCCTTTGTATTTGTATTTTATTGTGCGATCTTTTAATAGATATGCAGGGGATTACAAGTAGAAGAAGAATGCTTTATTCATAACGATATTTTGTTTCCAGGGGGGAGATAATGCAATACAAAGAAGAGTCTCATGTAAGGCGCTTATGGGAAATCCTCGCAGTAGCTACCTATCTTGGTGTGGTTTCTTTCGGCGGGCCTTTAGCGCACGTAGGATATTTTCATAAGGAGTACGTGAAGAAGAGAAAATGGATTGATGAAGCTCTTTATGCGGATATTGTAGCTTTATGCCAATTCCTTCCTGGCCCAGCCAGCAGCCAAATTGGAATTGCGATTGGAACTTATCGGGGTGGTTATCTTGGCGGGATTTTAGCTTGGATTGGTTTTACGTTACCCTCCGTGTTGCTTATTGTTTATGCCTATTATGGTTTGCGAGAAATAGGAGAGGGGCAAATAACCTTTATACATGGTCTAAAAATTGTGGCTGTTGCGGTTATTTCGCAAGCGGTATGGGGCATGGGAAGAAAATTAGCTCCTGACAAGAAACGTGCGACCATTGCCTTGGCTGCGGCTATGGTTACTTTATTATGGCCTGCTGCTTATATTCAGATTATAGTGATAGTAGCAGCAGGAATCCTAGGATTGTTTTTTGCAGATTCGGTAAAGATAAGTCAAGGCCAGGCGGTAGCATTTTCGGTAAAACGTCAGGTTGGCATGTGGTTACTTTTATTGCTATTTATTTTATTATTAGGCTTACCAATACTGCGCCAAACTTTTGGCGGCAAGTGGATTCAGGTAATTGACGTTTTTTTTCGTATTGGTTCCTTAGTATTTGGTGGTGGGCATGTGGTACTGCCTATGCTTGAAAAAGAGATGGTACCTACGGGCTGGGTTGATAGCAGTCAATTTCTTGTGGGTTACGGTCTTGCTCAAGCAGTGCCGGGTCCCTTATTTACTTTTGCTGCTTACCTGGGTGCTGTAATTCATGGCTGGATGGGTGCAATGGTAGCAACCATAGCTATTTTTCTACCTTCTTTCCTGTTGGTTTGGGGCGTAATGCCATTTTGGAATCAAATTCGTAAGCAGAGCCAATTTCAAAAGATATTGTGGGCTGTTAATGCTGCTGTTGTTGGTATATTACTTGCCGCCTTATACAATCCAGTTTGGATAAACTCTATAGGGAATTCTAAAGATTTTGCCATTGGATTACTTTGCTTTGGTTTATTACAGTATTGGAAGGCTCCACCTTGGTGTGTGGTTTTATTAGCGTGTTTCTTATCCATTATATAAATAAAAAATATTATTTTTAGGGGGGAGATTATGATTCGTTTTGGTGTTATAGGTACGAGTTCGATTACCGAGGAATTTATTCGATGTGCTAGTTTACATGGCGAATTCTTTTTACAAGCAGTTTATTCTAGAACAGAAGACCAGGGAAGAGTTTTTGCTGATAAGCATGGGGCCAAGAATGTTTTTACCAATCTAGAGGAGATGGCTCAAAGCAATCTTATTGATGCCATCTATATTGCTAGTCCCAATTCCCTGCACGCCAGCCAAGCAATATTATTTATGTCTCATGGCAAGCATGTACTTTGTGAGAAACCGTTGGCATCCAATTTAAAAGAAGTTTCCCTTATGGTAGAAGCTGCTAAAAAATATCAAGTATTATTGATGGAAGCATTAAAGACGACTTTTTTGCCTAATTTTCAAGCTATAAAACAAAACATCCACAAAATAGGAACAGTGAGGAAGTTCTTTTCGAACTTTTGTCAATATTCCTCTCGATATGATGAGTATAAGGCGGGTAAAATACTGAATGCCTTTAATCCGGCTTTATCCAATGGTTCTATTATGGATATTGGTGTTTACTGTATTTATCCAGCAGTTTATCTTTTTGGCAAGCCTGAAAGGGTCTCGGCAAATGCAATTATGCTTGATTCTGGAATTGATGGTGCAGGTAGCATTATTCTTCATTATTCTGAAATGGAAGTCATCATATCTCATTCGAAAATAACAAACTCAGCAGCGATCAATGAAATACAGGGGGAAACGGGAGTCATTGTCATTAATAAAATGTCAACGCCTAAACAGGTAAAAATTATTTATAGAGATGGCTCGAGTGAAGAATTACAGCAAGACCAATCAAATGATTTTATGTTTTATGAAGTACAAGAATTTATTAGTTTAATTAAAAATAATAAATTTGAATCAACAATTAATTCTTTTCAACTATCGTTAGATGTAATTGAAATTATGGATGAGTGCAGAAGGCAGATTGGTCTTCGGTTTCCAGCGGATGAGGGATAGTAGGTTCCTTATAAAGGGAACAGGCGAATCTCTTTAATATATGGTAATAATTTGCAAATTGGATAAAGACATTCGCTTTTTTAAAGGCTGCTTTCCTTTACAGTTTTGTGTATTTATATTATATTATCTCTTATACCATATATAATTACATATAGAAAAGTACATAGAATATGGGAAGGATAATGGAGGTGAAAGGCATGGCTATTAAAACAATAGGAAAACATTGTAAAGGCTGTGGAGTTTGTGTTACATTCTGTCCTAAACAAGTACTGGGGTTAGATGCTCTTGGTAAAATTGCTATTAATGACGAGAGCAAATGTATTAAGTGTAAACAATGTGAAACACGTTGTCCTGATTATGCAATATTTGTAGAAAAATAGAGGAGTGATTTAATAGTGGGAAAAGTACTGCTCTTGCAAGGTAATCAAGCTTGCGCTGAAGGTGCGATAGCTGCAGGTGTTACATTTTTTGCAGGTTATCCAATTACACCATCAACGGAAATTGCTGAAATAATGGCAAAACGTCTACCAGAGGTTGGTGGAAAGTTTATTCAAATGGAAGATGAGATCGCTGGAATTGGAGCGGTCATTGGAGCTTCTTTAACAGGTAAAAAAGTGTTGACGGCCACAAGTGGGCCTGGTTTTTCATTGAAACAGGAATTTATTGGGTACGCTACGATTGCAGAAGTACCCATTGTTATAGCGAATGTACAACGTGTGGGTCCAAGTACAGGGCAACCGACATCTCCTGCGCAAGGAGATATGATGCAAGCAAGATGGGGAACCCATGGTGATCATCCTGTAATCGCCTTAACGCCAGCGAGTGTACCTGAATGCTTTACATTAACGATTAAAGCCTATGAACTTTCCGAAAAGTTTCGTATGCCAGTTCTATTAATGCTAGATGAGATTATTGGGCATATGCGTGAAAAAATTGAAGTTCCTGATTACGATACGGTTGCAAAACCAGTTCGCAAAGGACCAAGGGTAGCACCTAGTGAGTTTAAACCATATCAAGCTGATAGCGATGGTGTACCACCTATGGCTGATTTTGGTAAAGGTTACCGCTGTCATGTAACAGGTTTGGTTCATGATGAAACCGGCTTCCCGAATGGATCGCCTAAAGCGACAGAAACCTTAATCAAGAGGCTGCATGATAAAGTAGACAATGCAATTGATGAAATTACTATGTATGAAGAATATAAGTTAGAAGATGCTGATATTGCCATTGTAACTTATGGTGGAACAGCACGTTCTGCCTATGCCGCGATTGATATGGCCCGTGAACAAGGCATTAAAGTCGGGATGTTCCGACTGATTTCAGTATGGCCATTCCCTGAAAAAGAAATTGCAAAATTGGCTGAAAAAGTGAAAGTAATTGTTGTTCCAGAACTTAACTATGGCCAAATGGTTGGTGAAGTTAAGAAATCAGTAGCAGGAAAAGTTCCAGTGAAGCCAATGTCTAAATATGACTCTGAACCTATCTCACCAAAAGAATTACTAGAGTTTGTGAAAAATCTTTAATTTAGGGGGGTACAATAGATGGAAAAATTAATTAAAAAGTATTATCGTCCTCGTTTGCCACATATTTGGTGTCCGGGCTGTGGTAACGGGATTGTTACCAGCTCCATTATAAAAGCCATTGATAAATTAGGTCTTGATCAAGACAAAACTGTCATTGTTTCAGGAATTGGCTGTTCCTCAAGAGCCTCAGGCTACCTTGATTTTGATACGGTTCATTCTCTTCATGGTCGTGCACTGCCTTTGGCTACAGGGATAAAATTAGCTGATCCTGATTTAAATGTTATTGTTATAACGGGTGATGGAGATGGTACTGCTATCGGTGGTAATCATTTCATTCATACAGCACGCCGCAATATTAATCTAACTGTCATATTATTTAATAACAATATTTATGGCATGACAGGTGGTCAATATTCACCACTAACACCGACGGATAGTAAAGCTACGACAGCTCCTTACGGTACTTTAGAACGTGCTTTTGACGTTGCTGAATTAGCAAAAGCAGCAGGCGCTACATTTGTCGGACGTGGAACTGCTTTTCATAGCCAGATGTTAGTGGATGTAATCGCCCAAGGTATTAGCCATGATGGATTCTCCTTGATTGAAGCAGTGACCCAATGTCCAATTTATTATGGTCGCCAAAACAAGAAGGGTGATGCTTCTACTATGCTTAAAACACAACGTGACAATGCAGTGACTGTCGAAGCTGCTAAGAAATTAAGTGCTGAGCAGTTGGAAGGCAAGTTTACTATTGGTGTATTACATAAGAGTGAGGCGCCAGAATATACAAAACAATACCAAGGTGTAATCGATAGAGCACAGAAAGGAGCTAAATAATATGATTGAGATGCGTTTATCTGGCTCTGGCGGACAAGGATTAATTTTGGCAGGCATAATTTTAGCAGAAGCAGCATTGCTTGATGGTAAGATGGCGATCCAATCCCAATCTTACGGCCCAGAAGCTAGAGGTGGTGCTAGTAAGTCAGAAGTCATTATTTCTGATAAAGCCATTCACTATCCAAAAGTAACAAATCCAAATCTTGTATTAGCAATGACACAGGAAGCTGTTGACAAATATTCGAAGGATTTGCCTGCGGATGGAATATTGATGATTGATACTACTTTTGTAAAGACGGTACCGGAGCATTTAAAAAATGTGTACCAGCTGCCAATCACGGAAAAAGTAACAGAAGAATTGGGAAAATCATTATTTGCCAATATCGTTGCTTTGGGCGCGATTGTTGCAACAACAAAAGCAGTAAGTGTTGAATCCATAACAGCAGCGATTCTTCATAGGGTTCCTAAAGGAACAGAAGATATCAATAAACGTGCTCTTCAACTTGGTATATCCTTAGTTAGTCAATAACAAGGAGGCTTTAGTATGCAGACAGTAACTAAGTTGGGTATTCAGCCTGTAGAACAATCCTTTTTTAAACGTTTTGGTTTGATTATAGGTGTATTGATATTGCTTGGTATTGTACTCATGCCGACTCCTGAAGGGCTACCGATAGCAGGGCAGCGAATGCTCGCTATATTAGTATTTTCCGTTATTGTTTGGATGACAGATACTATTTCCTATCCAGCCAGCGCTGCTGTCATTATGGCATTAATGGCATTTTTGATTGGCACCTCACCAAATGTGGCCGATGCGAAAACAGTTATTGGAACAACAAAGGGCTTAACTATGGCCTTAGACGGTTTTAGTAATACCGCATTGGCCCTAGTCGGTGGGGCACTTTTTATTGCCGCTGCTATGATGCAAACGGGGTTAGATAAACGGATTGCTTTGGTTGTCCTATCAAAAATCGGTGCAAAAACCAATCGAGTATTAATTGGCGTAATTTTGGTAGGATTTATCCTTAGCTTTTTTGTTCCAAGTACTACAGCTCGTGTGTCTTGTATGGTACCTATTGTTATGGGGATTATCGGGGCCTTTGGTGTAGATTTTAAAAGTAAGTTCGCGGGTATGATGATGATTGCGGTTGCACAAGCAGATAGCATTTGGAATGTAGGGATTAAAACAGCAGCTGCGCAAAATATGATTGCTTTAGGTTTTATTGAGAAACAACTTGGCATTTATATTAGCTGGCTTGATTGGTTCATCGCTGCAGTGCCCTTTGCAGTGTTTATGTCTGTAGCTTTGTACTATGTATTAATGAAGCTTATGCCTCCAGAAACAGATGAAATTTCTGGTGGGAAAGAAGCGGTTGCTAAGGCACTGATCGAACTTGGCCCTATGAAAACAAATGAGAAAAAGTTAATGATACTATCAGTAATACTACTCTTTTTGTGGGCTACGGAAAAGATTGTTCATCCTTTTGATACCTCTTCGACTACCATTGCTGCAATTGCAATTATGTTATTACCTGGTATTGGTATTATGACATGGAAGGAAGCACAAGCTAAGATACCTTGGGGGACATTGCTCTTATTTGGTGTGGGTATTAGCCTTGGTTCGGCTCTTCTATCAACAAAGGCTGCTACCTGGCTTGCAAAGATGATTGTTTCTGCTTTTGGCTTGCAGACGATGCCGATACTAATGGTTCTCGCTATTCTTGCAGCATTTCTCATTATTATTCATCTTGGTTTTGCCAGTGCTACTGCATTGGCAGCAGCGATGATACCAATTATAATATCCATGCTGCAAGGAGTGCAGACTCCTGGCGTTAATGTAGTAGGCATGACCATGATTCTGCAATATGTAGTTAGCTTTGGTTTTATTTTACCAGTAAATGCGCCGCAAAACATGGTAGCCTATGGTACGGATACTTTTGAAGTAAAAGACTTTATAAAAACAGGCATTCCATTAACAATCATTGCTTACGCTTTGATTCTAATTCTTGGAGCGACTTATTGGAAATGGTTAGGGTTAGTGTAGTCAAAAAGGAAGCGGCATCTTTAGATGCCGCTTCCTTTTTTATGGTATCAGAATTTATAAGTTTCTAGTTAAAAAGATTGAACCACAAAGACACAATGCCGCTATCGCGGCACACAAAGAAGATGGGAATGAAATAGATAGAACCCCTTTGTGACCTTTGTGTCTTTGTGGTTTAAAAAGGTTTTCTTATTCAGTGTTCTTACAGCGTGCTTGTGAATTGTGGCGTATAAAAGAGTTAATCAAGTGTTAAGCTAATCGAGGGGGAATGATATGAAAAGAAATCATGTTACTATTCTATATAGTTTGCTTATCCTAATTTTATTAGTCACTGCTTGTTCTCCACTAAAGAAGCCGGAGAATTCGGTAGATCCGTCGCCTAAAGAAGATGTACCCTCGCCAATACATGATAAATACAAAAGAGGCCAGAACATTCCAGGGAAACTATATTGGGCTGGTAGTGCTGAGGATAAAAAAGTTGCGTTAACTTTCGATGATGGTCCAGAGGATCATTGGACTCCTAAAATTCTGGCGATATTAAAAGAAAAAAATGTAAAAGCTACTTTTTTTGTTATTGGTAAACAAGCGCAAGCATATCCCGAAATGTTACAGAAAATTGATGCCGAAGGGCATGTGATTGGCAACCACACCTTAGATCATACTA
This window encodes:
- a CDS encoding LysR family transcriptional regulator, which encodes MEIRHLEYFIEVARQKSFSKAAEEMHISQPSISKVIKDIENQFGVTLFYRSTKYVELTDAGGIILEQAVKIVSSFQNINVNLIGGSKLKSGKIRIGIPPITGLTTFARLFGPFRKAYPNIHLDLFEFGSKKIEIGILDGTLDVGIICIPPREKELYEMICSIQDPLRLVVYPGHPFAKCEVIDYASLINESFVLYSSDFSLNDVIIERCMQAGFRPKVIFETLQLELMTQLVADHFGIALLPSTVCQHLDCKALISIPMGNPQVYLQLAMAWKKERYISHATEEWLQFVKTRMDFNNKEFDITQNQWFWDNATPS
- the chrA gene encoding chromate efflux transporter, whose protein sequence is MQYKEESHVRRLWEILAVATYLGVVSFGGPLAHVGYFHKEYVKKRKWIDEALYADIVALCQFLPGPASSQIGIAIGTYRGGYLGGILAWIGFTLPSVLLIVYAYYGLREIGEGQITFIHGLKIVAVAVISQAVWGMGRKLAPDKKRATIALAAAMVTLLWPAAYIQIIVIVAAGILGLFFADSVKISQGQAVAFSVKRQVGMWLLLLLFILLLGLPILRQTFGGKWIQVIDVFFRIGSLVFGGGHVVLPMLEKEMVPTGWVDSSQFLVGYGLAQAVPGPLFTFAAYLGAVIHGWMGAMVATIAIFLPSFLLVWGVMPFWNQIRKQSQFQKILWAVNAAVVGILLAALYNPVWINSIGNSKDFAIGLLCFGLLQYWKAPPWCVVLLACFLSII
- a CDS encoding Gfo/Idh/MocA family oxidoreductase, which gives rise to MIRFGVIGTSSITEEFIRCASLHGEFFLQAVYSRTEDQGRVFADKHGAKNVFTNLEEMAQSNLIDAIYIASPNSLHASQAILFMSHGKHVLCEKPLASNLKEVSLMVEAAKKYQVLLMEALKTTFLPNFQAIKQNIHKIGTVRKFFSNFCQYSSRYDEYKAGKILNAFNPALSNGSIMDIGVYCIYPAVYLFGKPERVSANAIMLDSGIDGAGSIILHYSEMEVIISHSKITNSAAINEIQGETGVIVINKMSTPKQVKIIYRDGSSEELQQDQSNDFMFYEVQEFISLIKNNKFESTINSFQLSLDVIEIMDECRRQIGLRFPADEG
- a CDS encoding 4Fe-4S binding protein — protein: MAIKTIGKHCKGCGVCVTFCPKQVLGLDALGKIAINDESKCIKCKQCETRCPDYAIFVEK
- a CDS encoding 2-oxoacid:acceptor oxidoreductase subunit alpha, translating into MGKVLLLQGNQACAEGAIAAGVTFFAGYPITPSTEIAEIMAKRLPEVGGKFIQMEDEIAGIGAVIGASLTGKKVLTATSGPGFSLKQEFIGYATIAEVPIVIANVQRVGPSTGQPTSPAQGDMMQARWGTHGDHPVIALTPASVPECFTLTIKAYELSEKFRMPVLLMLDEIIGHMREKIEVPDYDTVAKPVRKGPRVAPSEFKPYQADSDGVPPMADFGKGYRCHVTGLVHDETGFPNGSPKATETLIKRLHDKVDNAIDEITMYEEYKLEDADIAIVTYGGTARSAYAAIDMAREQGIKVGMFRLISVWPFPEKEIAKLAEKVKVIVVPELNYGQMVGEVKKSVAGKVPVKPMSKYDSEPISPKELLEFVKNL
- a CDS encoding 2-oxoacid:ferredoxin oxidoreductase subunit beta, with amino-acid sequence MEKLIKKYYRPRLPHIWCPGCGNGIVTSSIIKAIDKLGLDQDKTVIVSGIGCSSRASGYLDFDTVHSLHGRALPLATGIKLADPDLNVIVITGDGDGTAIGGNHFIHTARRNINLTVILFNNNIYGMTGGQYSPLTPTDSKATTAPYGTLERAFDVAELAKAAGATFVGRGTAFHSQMLVDVIAQGISHDGFSLIEAVTQCPIYYGRQNKKGDASTMLKTQRDNAVTVEAAKKLSAEQLEGKFTIGVLHKSEAPEYTKQYQGVIDRAQKGAK
- a CDS encoding 2-oxoacid:acceptor oxidoreductase family protein encodes the protein MIEMRLSGSGGQGLILAGIILAEAALLDGKMAIQSQSYGPEARGGASKSEVIISDKAIHYPKVTNPNLVLAMTQEAVDKYSKDLPADGILMIDTTFVKTVPEHLKNVYQLPITEKVTEELGKSLFANIVALGAIVATTKAVSVESITAAILHRVPKGTEDINKRALQLGISLVSQ
- a CDS encoding DASS family sodium-coupled anion symporter produces the protein MQTVTKLGIQPVEQSFFKRFGLIIGVLILLGIVLMPTPEGLPIAGQRMLAILVFSVIVWMTDTISYPASAAVIMALMAFLIGTSPNVADAKTVIGTTKGLTMALDGFSNTALALVGGALFIAAAMMQTGLDKRIALVVLSKIGAKTNRVLIGVILVGFILSFFVPSTTARVSCMVPIVMGIIGAFGVDFKSKFAGMMMIAVAQADSIWNVGIKTAAAQNMIALGFIEKQLGIYISWLDWFIAAVPFAVFMSVALYYVLMKLMPPETDEISGGKEAVAKALIELGPMKTNEKKLMILSVILLFLWATEKIVHPFDTSSTTIAAIAIMLLPGIGIMTWKEAQAKIPWGTLLLFGVGISLGSALLSTKAATWLAKMIVSAFGLQTMPILMVLAILAAFLIIIHLGFASATALAAAMIPIIISMLQGVQTPGVNVVGMTMILQYVVSFGFILPVNAPQNMVAYGTDTFEVKDFIKTGIPLTIIAYALILILGATYWKWLGLV